The genomic stretch AAACTTTTGAAGATATTGCTTCTTTCGGAAAAGATACACCTTTAAAAAGAGCCGGTCAGCCTTCAGAAGTTGCACCTGCGTATGTTTTTCTGGCTTCTGAAGATTCAAGTTTTATCACGGGTGAAATTATTCACATCAATGGCGGTGATTTTGTCGGCGGATAAATATTTTTACCTAAACCTAAACCTAAACCTAAACCTAAACTAAATATAATTAAATTATGGAAACTTTAGAATTCGAAATTAAAATTAATGCAGCTCCGGAAAAAATATGGACCGTTTTGTGGGATGATTTGAGTTACAGACAATGGACTTCAGCGTTTTCTAAAGGCTCATTTTATCTCGGCACTTGGGATGAAGGCAGCATCATTAAATTTTTTGATCCAAACAATAACGGAATGTACAGTCGTGTTGTAAAGAATGATCCCAATAAAGAGATGATTTTTCTGCATTTGGGCGAAATTTATGATGGCGTAGAAACTCCACAAGATTGGGGAGACGCTACA from Chryseobacterium indoltheticum encodes the following:
- a CDS encoding ATPase, which translates into the protein METLEFEIKINAAPEKIWTVLWDDLSYRQWTSAFSKGSFYLGTWDEGSIIKFFDPNNNGMYSRVVKNDPNKEMIFLHLGEIYDGVETPQDWGDATESYILEETEEETILKVAIKSSPEFKDFFEEKFPAALQNVKNLAENQL